ACAGAGAGAATGTGTatcaatgaaatgatatttctCAAGAAGTATAACCATAACCTCCCATCCCCATATAACCCAATAATGGAAGATCAAATTAAGAGAGATCGAAGCTTACAGGTATTTGTGTCATCACCACACCCAATCTCGTCCTCTTTCCCGCCAAGACACTCGTAGAAGAAATTACAGACAGCCAAAGTAGGCAAACACATACCAGAATCGCACTGAAAATCGGTGTTGGCACACGTGCCTATGTAATGAAGTGAAAAAGATTTCAACCGTTTCATTATCAGCTTCATTGAATGTTTCTCTGAAACCGAGAAACGACACTACAATATGTATTAACAGCATCTAGATTTGAAAAATTCATAGTGTTGAagaaaatttgtacaaaacTAACACATATTCAGATGGAATTTCGAAACAAAACACAGTGGTTTATCAgtctggtttaaaaaaaaaatataacattgGACCGAATCATGCACGGTGAAGTGTGGAACGAACACAAGCAAGTCTAGATCATTGcaactgaaaatcaaaattgacataattataattCAAGAAAAAGACCGAAAGGAAATCTTTCCAGTTTCCTAGTGAAAAATGAACCTCTTTGATTTCAAACTTTCCAAATCGATTACATTGTCGATCGCATGCGGGTACAGATTTTTGCGATATACTTACAGTTTGTTTCGTCATCTAGAAGCGGGCAGTCTGGATATTTGTTACATATGCGTTCATCATGGTAACTATAACCAGAACCGCTGCATTGGTAGGAAGTGTCTTTGTTCCACGCATCTGATTAACAGTAGAATAGAAGGAAAGAGAttgcctatatatatatatatttttttttttatttagccCCATGAATTATACTAAAGACAATGACTAACATTATTTTCCTGTTGGAAAATGTTAGATGCGCAATCCACCAAGATACTTCGGTCTCCACTTTTGCTCAAAAGAAGGAAGCAATCAAAACATTGCTATTAATCGTTATTTATAGAGGCTAAGGAACAAGAGTAAATTAGTATTTGCTATCGACGGGATTTACCATACCCAGTTTTCCCTAAAACACAGGGTTTGTGGAAGCCATACGGGGAAACGATGAATGATGACAGTGGTTAATTCACATAACAGTTAACCCTACATGAGATCGGCCTTTTGGCAGTATGTAGCTACAACACTATTTTTAGTGCGAATCGACATCTAAAGTCCACAGCACATTGCACATCATACCACAGACTCGCAGGCTGGGCTAGACTAAGTGCATCCCCCTCGGAGTGGCAGAGAATGGGAGGTGgatccagtggcgtatctagggaaaacggcgcccggggcaagcacgaaaattgcgcccctaatttctgaaaaagtgttcaaccccaaccccatcccggtggggactttaaacaaagtccacatgatgctttttcaagcacttaaaagggatcttttgagggtgatttaaatgtaatgaattttgatagattttggcgagcgagcgcagcgagcgagccgaacatttttgtatttcagcttacaaaacatggaattcttgtcattttttgcttaccaaatcttacaattctaatcaagatatagtgacagccttatagatatcgaattataccaaaaaaactgaggactttaaaaaatactctaaattagtgcgcgcgagtgagctgaaatttgtgtcctcgtcatcatcacgaattgttcttatcttttttttatataaattttggcgagcgagcgcagcgagcgagccgaaaatttttgtatttcagcttacaaaacatggaattcttgtcattttttttgctcattgaatctcacaattatagtgacgaccttatagataacgatttataccaacaaactgaggacttgaaaaaatactctaaattagtacgagcgagtgagccgaaatttgtatatttccgcgtcatcattatacccccgccaaacgaagtttgaagggggtatataggaatcagcggacggtcgggcggtcgggcggtcggtcgggcggtcggtcgggcggtcgggcggtcgggcggtcggtccgttgcaaatcttgcgtcgcgaactacttcctcagttttcaaccgattcccataaaacttggcacagatgtgtgccttgggttgtagatgtgcaagacgtattttttgacagtacccaaaagtacgttgccatggtaacggcatattatgggcaaaaatgggtacaaatcttgcgtcgcgaactcctcccacagtttttgatcaatttttatgaaattaggtacagatgttcatctgaatatgttaatgtgcaagacacatatttccgcagtggcaaaaagtgcgttgccatggtaacggcatgttattggtaaaatatagggcaaaatgcttcatggcaaaactgcttcatcagtgttcttccaattctcatggaatacatattgaatgtttgtcttaggatgtaggtcagcatgacacatttcttgacagtgacaaaaagtatgttgccatggtaacagctcacatattatgagccaaaatgatggaaaattttgtgttgcaaactacttcctcagtttttgcccaatttccgtgaaacttggtacagatgtgtgcctttggttgtagatgtgcaagacgcatttttcgacagtacccgaaagtacgctgccatggtaacggcatattaatggcagaagatcaaggaaagatcttgcggatttaactacttcctcagttttttgaccaaagcttatgaaatgttgttttgaccaaagcttatgaaatgttgtttggcgggggtataaccagtcgctgtagcgacatttctagttacgttttgttcttatcttgtttgatttgttgttttttttgtgccccccccccctatgttcgaaaccgttgacgtcctcttttgatccaattggcgatcgcttcagaacgaatgaaattgcagccgctgctccgtgaaacattttgcctgctaaatataaaatgacacgtgtgaacacaatagagactgtcattttgtcaccatcacgttttgttcttaccttcttttttatataaattttggcgagcgagcgcagcgagcgagccgaaaatttttgtatttcagctcacagaacatggaatttttgtgtaaacacaataaacattgtcatttgtccgcgtcatcatcatgttttgttttttatctgtttTGATTTGGTTTCtgccccccccaccattctccatcccccttccgggcgagttttttttgttttcttcttcttcttcttctttttcttcttcttttctttttttcttcttcttcttcgttttttcctttttttttccttcttcttcttcgtttttttttgcgcccccaagaagtggcgcccggggcacgtgccccccttgccccccccctagatacgccactgggtgGATCGAACACCTTGGCCCGCATTCACGAATGGGGTACAGTATTGtccatggttaaaccatggacaaagaccatggggctccaagtgtcgcacggaataatTTATTATGAAATCAGACGTTTTGTTAAGAAAAATATTCCTcgacgaaatgttgtcattttgttataaaataatcatttcatcgacgaaatgactgatttcgtaacgaaatgttcCATGCGACACTTTATAGCCATATTGGCGCTcgatggtctttgtccatggtttaaaccatggacaagattatAGGACCCTACCACCTTCTTGAATTCGGACCCTTCAGTCCAGGGCTGATTAATACAGATTCAAATGGATGCTCATAGCGAATACATCATTTATACAtcaatttttgttcatttagTGGGAGTGTTTTCGGTTGTTTATTTGAGTTGAATATTGCTGTATATATTTTACTTCTTTTTATGTTCTTTCTCTAGGCCTTTTGATCCTTTTGTATAATGATTTCGAATTGCACTTATTGTGCTCAACTGAGTAATACTTTTTCTTTATGTAAAAACTGCATGAAACGTCTTTATTTTACTGATATCAgaaattattgttgttgtaatgtatgtacaattgtgaaaatgagaatgacTATGTTATTTTGAGCAATAAAatctggaaataaaaaaaaaaatcaatgacacTACTCAGACAACACAAACTGATCATTTGTTGTACACGttattgaaaatgaataataatgaagtaaaatgaaataaattgcgCATGAGTGTAATATAGTTATATTTGTCATGCACTATAACAAAATCAATGCGCGTCACGTGGTATCAATCTGGCCAATCACAAATCTTGCTATTTATAGCACTATTTACTATAATCGGGTATTGCGGAGTTAATCTAGGAGTATAATGTGGGATTTGCTTTAGTGAATATCAGCCCAATAACTTCTTGAAAATAGAAATGACAATGTCCTTCTAATAACAATCATTATAAGAAATGATTACAACACCACCCGTAAGAAACAGCAAAATTGTTGAAGAAGACAGGCTTCCTTTAAACAATACTTGCCGTTTGTACAATTTCTCTCGTCATCCCCCAGAGGGCACTCTTCATATCCGTCGCAAACCTGCCATTGGCTAAGACAAACGGCGGGGTTCCCCGCCGTATGTGTACCGTTACAGTAGTACAAGCTCGGATGACATGCTGGCAGTTCGCTGTCTGTATTGGAAGGAACAGTAGTTTGGAATATACATAAgttcatttgtttttgatttttgtatttcaaacgGTGAGTGACTGAAATATAGGAATGTTGAATGCAGGtaccaccacaaaaaaaaaaaaaaaaaaaaaaaaaaaaaaattgactgctTATTGAGTTTGTGGCTTTtgtgaaaaaagcaacaataaCATTTGATGAGGGTTTGATGAGGGTCACTACAAGTGGGTTAATTTCTGTGCCTCAGTCGTGATTTTGTTTCAATGTTGCATGTCAGGACTCAGTCTATTCACATCTTTTCTATGCTATTTTACATCCACAAGCATAGAAAATATTCACAATGTATGTAAACAAGTTTGTTCAAAGATGAAGTGCGCTGCAATTACTTTCGTCAGTTCGGGGTCAAAGCCCAATGGATACTTTGTTACTTGTACTATATAAACAGTCTGGTCGAAGCAATTTTTATGTAGTCTATTAGTTCATTCTCTATATTGATTTGTGTACTGGAATAATTTTAGTTAATCAAGGTAATTATATCGGTTCTCCTATTAATTCGGGACACacagttttacaagcgttatagctttttatgtaggccccattcTGCCAATGCCTTATGACACCTTTGTATCATGATATGACCAATAACTTGTGTTCAGTATGttctcttttttattctcttcaATCATAAGACATGGttgtattcattttgtattcttgCTTGTTGTGTTACTGTCAATGTTCTTGTAATTTCTTTGAGAaagtattatgaaaataaattgaactgaatgaaCGGAAGGGAACTTCTCTtgatacctccccccccccccacaaaagaCACATCATACAAAACACAAGACAATGAGCTGTACGCAAAGAGACTTACCCCCAAAGGGAAGGGCAGTTACTGCGAGGAAGAAACCAGAAGAGCCCCCATATCTCCCACCGACGAATTGCACTGCCAACTCGTTCCCATGACTACGGAGCACAATCTCGCCAGGCGGTAATCTCGAAAGCAACTCGTTGTTCCTGAAGTCTGAGAGGTTGCCGTTGTAATGGAGAATGACTGACGCAAACCTGGACAAATCGAAGTGGAGAAAGTCCAGTCGAAACGCACTTTCAGGTGGCCCCTGGAATTTCCACGCCATCCAGCTTTCAGCAGCGTACGGTTTCGGCCAATCAGGAGAAGTGATGTTAACGGACTGGTAAAGTCCGAGTTCAATAAACTCTGTGAAAAGGGTTCACCAAGGTAAAAAGAGACacagaagcagaaaaaaaattcATCATTGAAGGTCAGTAGCATCATTTTACTTAAACCTTCTGTTCTCATTCTTTGTTAAGTTTCATTAATTCTATTTCAGTTCTATTTTCCTCTCCTATATCATTGTCTTGGTCTTTCAGATTTTGAACTGGTTTGATTTAGGAGATCTATCTGTTACTCGTCAGTGCCTTGGAAGCcgtctttaaagggatcataattttgtatagttttggttgagacataaTTTCTGGTTTCttaaattttggttgagacagtgagaaacttcttatgaaatatgaaagagaatataattccaagagggatttaACGtttatatgataaaaaaaaaaatggtgttgaaacggctgagatatctaaaaacagaGTAATCCTAAGAAAAGGtcggacccaccttttattaatatcgctttgttttactttcttttttcagtgtctcagccattccaaaactgattttcatttaataaactttgaatttctcttagaatggtatgttctgtattatttcataagtggtttcttggtatctcacaaaaagttaaaagccctatTCTCATCCTCCActaataccatccctttaagttacGGGTGTATCTACGTAATCTAAAGTTTATGCAACGAAAATATGTCGCACGGATTCAGATATTTATAAGTGAGAATCAGGGTATCATAAATTAACATAAAAATTAGTCAACATATATTTGCATTCCATATGCCCTTTAATTCTGCAGTATGAACACGAATAGAATCGTTTCAGTGGGTGCGCCAATACTTATATTAATTGTATTTTCCTTTGACTTTATGTATGGTGGGGAGtttgctatttcttttttatcttcacATAAGAAAGTTTGACTTCGAAATTACTTGACAGCAAATCCTATCTGGATTCtgtgaatgcaaaaaaaaaaagacccccctaaaatatatatcattagTCAGAATACATCTGCATCGGTGAATTCTTGGGAAGatctgaaaatattttttctattttttttttcagcattcaaTTATTCCACATAATGTATTTGGGTTAAATTATCATCTAAATGAATGATATAGTTTTGTTTGAGGTGGGGATttaaattttaacttttttttgcaagataagtagaaaacaaattataaaatATTAAGATCAAAGATCATATAATTCTGTTTATTTGAAACAAATCGGTTTTAAAacgactgagatatccaaaaccaaagcaaaacaaagtggtgcTGGTAAATGATAGGTTCCACCTCTTATCAGGACCTCTTCGTTTTttaatgtcagccatttcaaaacctattttcgtgaataaacttttaattccttaGCCTTGTATACTCTTTGATATTTATCAAAAGCTTTATCATTAACTCACAAAAAGGATGGAAACCTGAAGCTTGATCATAACCAATAGTATATCATCCCTCTAATGATTCACTTAAACAGACCTATAAACTGCAGTTATTTTCCTGCGAATGAcatttctgtattatttcaATTACCGTAGAAGCATCTCTCAAGTATAGGTGTAGAACACCAATTATTATTGGTAGTATACAATCTTGTGTACAAGTCAGTTTCAACTTTACCTTTTGAAAGGATATAGGATaagcattatatatatatatatatatatatatatatatatatgtattttttttttccgttaaaGAGACTCACCTGTAGCCGTGCCGTGGTAAGTCGAGCAGTTCATCTCGTCGGCCATCCCGGGGCAGTCCCGCCGTCCGTTACACCGGGCGTAGAAGATCGATTTGCACGACCCATCGTCACAAGTTAGCTCAGTGTTCAGATTGCATGACTTACCTGCGTCAAGAAAAGTTTGAAACTACATGAATATTGTGAGGGTATGATATCATCAATTCGCTCGTCTGAATATTCCTCAGGAATATAGTCAAGAGatgttttccgaaaaatgtGGAATTTCAAGATGCCATAATcattcttatttcttatccgagttttgtcattttatggATCATTTCCTTAGGGAATattgttctctttcttttgatttttttttttttttggggggggggggggagtggattTCTTCATTCAGAGATATCCAGATAATATATAGATTAGTGCACTCACCACATTGTTCTGGGGATTCATCAGAACCGTCATAGCAATCAGACACGTGATCGCAGACTCTACCACGGTGAAGACATGAGCCATGGTCGCATGAAAAGTGCGTGGATGGACACGAGTCTGGTGGATACGCAGTGAGAACATCAAGAATAAGATACAATAAATACTGAGTATTACCATTCAGATTGTTCTTTGTTATCATCGTCATCTCCTTCATGACGATTTTGTTGTCCGATTGAAATTATCATTGCCATTATTTCATGCATtcctttttcttcatcatttccgaaaaaaaaatagggataTCATTGCAGATGTCAAATTGATGACAGTCCGGTATTTCATGGAATTTATAGAAACGCATCTTGCTTCATCAAAGACTGTccgaaatgattttttttttttttttttggggggggggggtttgctaaacaaggcaagtgcaagattgtgtctcgcccattcgcgtacaaggaattaatatttttttataactcccagaagttaattgacctgcttatgacctttgaccttgtggtgaccttcaacaccccaagggacatttaccatccaaatttggtcacaaacggacaaagggatcaaaagtaatgagccataatcgaaacgtgccataaaaaacataacattgggccctaaaaatttgttgacccctttctgtgacctttgaccttgtgatgacctttaactccccaagggacatctaccatccaagtttggtcacaaacggacatacggatcaaaagttatgagccacaatcaaaacgcaccctaaaaacttaacattgggccctaaaagttcgctgacccgtctgtgacctttgaccttgtggttaccttcaacttcctaagagacatctaccatcacccaagtttgactgccattgtagcaacatgtgctgagttacgtgtgataagagagtcttgcaagtaaactttaacgtatgacctcaaatgacctttgaccttatcatgtgacctcttacggcaccataacatgaaggtacccccagtgcatccatcacccaagtttgattgccattgtagcaacatgtgtcgagttacgtgtgactgaagagagtcttgcaggtaaactttaacgtatgacctcaaatgacctttgaccttatcctgtgacctccaacggcaccataacatgaaggtacccccagtgcatctatgacccaagttaggttgtgatccaagcaacttatgtgaagttatttgtcaaaagagagtcttgcaggtaaactttacatagaaaagagagtcttgcacatactctttaatatatgacctcaaatgacctttgacatcatcacatgacctccgacaacactataacatgaagatacccctagtgcttctatccagtggcgtatctagggggggggggggggcaaggggggcacgtgccccgggcgccacttcttgggggcgcaaaaaaaaacgaagaagaagaaggaaaaaaaaaggaaaaacgaagaagaagaagaaaaaaagaaaagaagaagaaaaagaagaagaagaagaagaaaacaaaaaaaaactcgcccggaagggggatggagaatggtgggggggggggcagaaaaccaaatcaaacaagataaaaacaaaacatgatgatgacgcggacaaaatgacaatgtttattgtgtttacacaaaaattccatgttctgtgagctgaaatacaaaaattttcggctcgctcgctgcgctcgctcgccaaaatttatataaaaaagaaggtaagaacaaaacgtgatggtgacaaaatgacagtctctattgtgttcacacgtgtcattttatatttagcaggcaaaatgtttcacggagcagcggctgcaatttcattcgttctgaagcgatcgccaattggatcaaaagaggacgtcaacggtttcgaacataggggggggggggcacaaaaaaaaaacaacaaatcaaacaagataagaacaaaacgtaactagaaatgtcgctacagcgactggttatacccccgccaaacaacatttcataagctttggtcaaaacaacatttcataagctttggtcaaaaaactgaggaagtagttaaatccgcaagatctttccttgatcttctgccattaatatgccgttaccatggcagcgtactttcgggtactgtcgaaaaatgcgtcttgcacatctacaaccaaaggcacacatctgtaccaagtttcacggaaattgggcaaaaactgaggaagtagtttgcaacacaaaattttccatcattttggctcataatatgtgagctgttaccatggcaacatactttttgtcactgtcaagaaatgtgtcatgctgacctacatcctaagacaaacattcaatatgtattccatgagaattggaagaacactgatgaagcagttttgccatgaagcattttgccctatattttaccaataacatgccgttaccatggcaacgcactttttgccactgcggaaatatgtgtcttgcacattaacatattcagatgaacatctgtacctaatttcataaaaattgatcaaaaactgtgggaggagttcgcgacgcaagatttgtacccatttttgcccataatatgccgttaccatggcaacgtacttttgggtactgtcaaaaaatacgtcttgcacatctacaacccaaggcacacatctgtgccaagttttatgggaatcggttgaaaactgaggaagtagttcgcgacgcaagatttgcaacggaccgaccgcccgaccgcccgaccgcccgaccgaccgcccgcccgaccgcccgaccgtccgctgattcctatatacccccttcaaacttcgtttggcgggggtataatgatgacgcggaaatatacaaatttcggctcactcgctcgtactaatttagagtattttttcaagtcctcagtttgttggtataaatcgttatctataaggtcgtcactataattgtgagattcaatgagcaaaaaaaatgacaagaattccatgttttgtaagctgaaatacaaaaattttcggctcgctcgctgcgctcgctcgccaaaatttatataaaaaaaagataagaacaattcgtgatgatgacgaggacacaaatttcagctcactcgcgcgcactaatttagagtattttttaaagtcctcagtttttttggtataattcgatatctataaggctgtcactatatcttgattagaattgtaagatttggtaagcaaaaaatgacaagaattccatgttttgtaagctgaaatacaaaaatgttcggctcgctcgctgcgctcgctcgccaaaatctatcaaaattcattacatttaaatcaccctcaaaagatcccttttaagtgcttgaaaaagcatcatgtggactttgtttaaagtccccaccgggatggggttggggttgaacactttttcagaaattaggggcgcaattttcgtgcttgccccgggcgccgttttccctagatacgccactgcttctatcacccaagtttggctgccattgctgtaacagttgccaagttatacatcataagagagtcttgcaggtaaactttaacatttgtgacggacgacggacggacgacggacggacgacatttggatcccttagtctcgccttcacctccggtgggcgagacaaaaaagCGAACTTCTATGGTGCAGTTGCTTCTTTGGAATCTAGCCCCAGTAAGTATGCCCatgattcattttctttaaagcaACTCTACTCCTAAAATGCGAAACAGTTGTGTTTAATTACGTAGATggtgggcaatttgtcaataagttgaaaaaacaaacacacaaacaacaacaattacttGACGCaagaaatcattaatttgaaccAAGATGCATGGAAAGCTATAGGGATGAAAACCAGCACTAGTCTGGATGTCACACAGAAGTTCTTTGGTCCAGTGGATATACGACCCACGTCCGATTATGACAGCCCCCGCAATTGTTGGTAAGATTTACAAAACCGAAACGCCTATCATCGTATGGAGGAAAATGGTGACATGCTCACCTGTGAATCAATGGGGACATAGCGCTTCATCCTCGCCTCCAACACACTGCTCTATGTAATCACACACCATGTACATCGGGATACACTTCCCGTCTCCACAGAGGAAGTGACCATGTCCACAAGCGTCTGGGGAAAGATGAAAACAGACAGTACGTTTCCAAAAGTGGGATGATAGGCGTGGGATGATTGGCGTAATTCATCAACACTACTATTTACAGGTTTTTCTCTAACACTGTACCTATATGCTCTTTGAAGTTTTTCCAGTATCTGCAGCATATGGCCTTAAAATTGTGGTTTTAAGTTCAATCGAATAAGAATTTACGAATCAGGACTATGAAAAATACTTACATTTCATGACCTTATAATGACCAAACGACTTAAACTCTAGCGACACACCAATGGATGTATAACATTGAGGTCCTCGTGGAAAGTACAGTTCACAGATGGCCCGTTCTTGAAGAGTTAATCACATGTTCTAGGTCGCCTGTTACAGGAAGTCTACCTATGAACAGGTATTCAGAACGAATTTTTCCCCTCAACCACAACTTTCCCTGCTGCAAAGTGGCAAAGAAAagactttatttctttatctctttcttttaattctctattccatttttttttctatcggcAGACTGATTCTAGTGATCATGTTGCAGCAAACACAGTTACGCCAACAAAAATccaccaaacacacacacacacacacacacacacacacacttgacaCGGA
The Diadema setosum chromosome 21, eeDiaSeto1, whole genome shotgun sequence DNA segment above includes these coding regions:
- the LOC140244404 gene encoding uncharacterized protein, whose protein sequence is MAHVFTVVESAITCLIAMTVLMNPQNNVVSKSCNLNTELTCDDGSCKSIFYARCNGRRDCPGMADEMNCSTYHGTATEFIELGLYQSVNITSPDWPKPYAAESWMAWKFQGPPESAFRLDFLHFDLSRFASVILHYNGNLSDFRNNELLSRLPPGEIVLRSHGNELAVQFVGGRYGGSSGFFLAVTALPFGVSFEIDPQNPVNITSPWAAPQKVYSGIEYAEYHIAAGSGQVIVAFVDDFDIEQFAVIAITDGSNAEDRQRILALFYFNDHPQKIYSKTNEVTVTYHYHEGTSSRHRGFRIELHAIEQ